One Alphaproteobacteria bacterium LSUCC0396 genomic region harbors:
- a CDS encoding spermidine synthase produces MTRHQKSDERFAMSRYFEELDYQPTAIGPISLRRRRELRLDVDVLEIMLGDEHLMSDLFTTSEVALAEHGLAAISDNRRLSVVVGGLGMGFTADAALNDSRIDDLLIIEKLAPVIGWHEAGMIPLGKRLVGDPKCRFVEGDFFQMAAGHDGFDPAQPEHRFDAILLDIDHAPDFHLAPAHAGFYQPEGLMKLQHHLKNGGIFALWSNDPPDDDFTRRLQSVFSEASAVAVPFHNPLQDRDFLQSIYLARRELA; encoded by the coding sequence ATGACTAGACACCAAAAAAGTGACGAAAGATTTGCCATGAGCCGCTATTTCGAAGAACTCGATTACCAGCCAACTGCCATTGGCCCCATATCGCTGCGGCGGCGGCGCGAATTACGCCTTGATGTTGATGTGCTGGAAATCATGCTTGGCGATGAACATTTGATGTCCGATCTGTTTACGACATCTGAGGTAGCGCTTGCCGAACACGGCCTTGCTGCAATTTCGGATAACCGGCGATTGTCAGTTGTTGTTGGCGGGCTCGGCATGGGTTTTACTGCGGATGCGGCATTGAATGACAGCCGGATTGATGATCTGCTGATCATCGAAAAACTGGCCCCGGTAATTGGGTGGCATGAAGCAGGGATGATCCCGCTAGGCAAACGCCTTGTCGGTGATCCCAAATGCCGCTTTGTTGAGGGCGATTTTTTTCAGATGGCAGCGGGGCATGACGGATTCGATCCAGCGCAGCCCGAGCACCGTTTTGATGCCATATTGCTGGATATTGATCATGCACCAGATTTTCATCTCGCACCTGCCCATGCCGGATTTTACCAGCCCGAAGGCCTGATGAAGCTGCAGCATCACCTCAAGAATGGCGGCATCTTTGCACTATGGTCAAACGACCCGCCTGATGATGATTTTACCCGTCGGCTGCAATCGGTATTTAGCGAGGCAAGCGCGGTTGCGGTGCCGTTCCATAACCCGCTTCAAGATCGCGATTTTTTGCAAAGCATCTATCTGGCACGGCGCGAATTGGCTTAA
- a CDS encoding DUF983 domain-containing protein, with product MDPTKSPASRIFNADQAGADHAPAARQFSFALLWRGITKRCPQCGIGPVLSGYLAPNPCCAHCDEDFRHISADDGPAWLTLLVIGHAVVPLMIVFGRDATISPILAIVILALVTLVGVYFVLPRAKGVFISLIWLTGATGQDMFTADQETSDRPADQPADQ from the coding sequence ATGGATCCGACAAAATCACCAGCATCACGCATATTTAATGCCGATCAAGCGGGTGCTGACCACGCGCCGGCAGCACGTCAGTTCTCTTTTGCACTTTTATGGCGGGGGATCACAAAGCGCTGTCCGCAATGCGGAATTGGGCCCGTTCTATCTGGCTATCTTGCGCCAAACCCCTGCTGTGCGCATTGCGATGAAGATTTCCGACACATCAGCGCGGATGATGGGCCGGCCTGGCTGACCTTGCTTGTGATCGGTCATGCGGTGGTACCATTGATGATTGTTTTTGGGCGCGATGCAACGATATCGCCGATATTGGCAATTGTCATTCTGGCTCTGGTCACGCTTGTCGGTGTCTATTTTGTGCTACCGCGCGCAAAAGGCGTTTTTATTTCGTTGATATGGCTAACCGGTGCAACTGGACAAGATATGTTCACCGCCGATCAGGAAACATCAGACCGGCCTGCTGATCAGCCAGCTGATCAGTAA
- a CDS encoding helix-turn-helix domain-containing protein has product MLIDLKQDAKAGTGAKAPLRSSGKIGSDIRALRRSRNWTLTDLAERLDRSVGWLSQVERNVSEPTLDDIRKVASLFSLPVSFFFTDGGHGDEAAYIVRAGSRRVMSDASKGLAESLLSPDLGGAFEIVHSVFAPGASCPEPFIRPTEEAGYVIEGSLVLFIDGVRFELNPGDSFRFAGEEITWINEGKTNAVLIWVIAPPVY; this is encoded by the coding sequence ATGCTAATTGATTTAAAACAAGATGCCAAAGCAGGCACCGGGGCAAAAGCCCCCTTAAGGTCAAGCGGCAAGATTGGCAGTGATATTCGTGCGTTGCGCCGGTCGCGCAATTGGACGTTAACCGATCTTGCGGAACGGCTTGACCGGTCGGTTGGCTGGCTATCACAGGTTGAGCGTAATGTTTCCGAGCCGACGCTTGATGATATTCGCAAAGTCGCCAGTCTATTCTCGTTGCCGGTTAGTTTCTTCTTTACCGATGGCGGCCATGGTGACGAGGCAGCCTATATTGTGCGCGCCGGGTCAAGGCGGGTTATGAGTGACGCATCAAAGGGCTTGGCCGAAAGTTTGCTATCGCCGGATCTTGGCGGCGCTTTTGAGATTGTGCATTCGGTCTTTGCACCGGGGGCAAGCTGCCCCGAGCCATTTATCCGCCCAACCGAAGAAGCTGGCTATGTGATCGAGGGCAGCCTTGTGCTGTTTATTGATGGCGTCCGGTTTGAGCTTAATCCGGGTGACTCGTTTCGGTTTGCCGGCGAAGAGATCACTTGGATCAACGAGGGCAAGACTAACGCGGTTTTGATATGGGTGATTGCACCGCCGGTTTATTAA
- a CDS encoding FAD-dependent oxidoreductase, producing the protein MTQATVTSKETKLQASANLPATARVLVIGGGAVGCSVLYHLAEMGWSDCVLLEKNELTSGSTWHAAGNCPNYVGSWTMMKIQSYSTALYRKLGDLVDYPMNYHVTGAIRLAHSRQRMEEFRHVQAMGRHMGVEFEEMSNADMQAIYPFLETHDLYGGQWDPLDGDIDPAQLTQALAKGARDMGAKIIRFCPVTGVERINDEWKITTPNGEIRAEYVVNAAGYRAGELGKMFGRDVPCVSLAHQYLITEPIAELTARDKKLPLLRDPDSSYYLRQEKDGLLLGPYEKNCRAHWLDASDPMPDDFSFQLYNDDLERLEWYIEDACARVPILGTAGITRVVNGPIPYTPDGLPLIGPMPGVPNAFEACVFTFGIVQAGGAGKLLAEIIIEGEADSDSWAVDPRRFTDHVDTAYTAAKAIETYSHEYAMHFPQIQWPAGRKAKSSPLYDRLAAAGAEFGSYGGWERADWFPAVDADRRPADSYDRQHWFDAVGQECRHVAAHAGILELTGFSRFHASGDGADAWLTRQITGNLPRVGRIGLVYFASPKGKMLSEMTVTRFAENDFLLMSGAGAYWHDRDLLMANLPSDGSVQITDVTYDLATLLVTGPKAPAILADLTGHSMANDDFAWLACRKIEIAGDEVTAIRVSFAGEAGFEIHCKMDNIVAVYDAITAAGAAYELAPFGMLALDSMRLEKGYRSWKSDLTSDYTMLESGLGRWVNFNKDDFVGRTALQAEQQAGSKNEFVTLVLDDPDDGEPFGDAVYLSSVVIDGNVAGLVLSGGYGHRVGASIAMAVVDCGALRAAKDISVLVLGRSRRAVLVDGHVLYDPENIKMKG; encoded by the coding sequence ATGACGCAAGCAACTGTGACTTCAAAAGAGACCAAATTACAGGCATCGGCCAATCTTCCCGCAACTGCGCGTGTGTTGGTGATTGGCGGCGGGGCTGTTGGGTGCTCGGTGCTTTACCATCTGGCGGAAATGGGCTGGTCAGATTGCGTTTTGCTGGAAAAGAATGAGCTGACATCAGGCTCGACATGGCACGCCGCGGGCAATTGCCCGAATTATGTCGGGTCATGGACAATGATGAAGATCCAATCCTATTCAACCGCGCTCTATCGCAAGCTGGGGGATCTGGTCGACTATCCGATGAATTATCATGTCACCGGAGCCATTCGATTAGCGCATAGCCGCCAACGCATGGAAGAATTTCGTCATGTACAGGCAATGGGCCGCCATATGGGGGTCGAATTTGAAGAAATGTCGAATGCCGATATGCAGGCGATCTATCCGTTCCTTGAAACCCATGATCTTTATGGCGGCCAGTGGGATCCATTAGATGGCGATATTGATCCGGCGCAATTGACCCAAGCATTGGCCAAGGGCGCGCGCGATATGGGCGCAAAGATTATCCGGTTTTGTCCGGTGACCGGGGTTGAGCGTATTAACGATGAATGGAAAATCACCACCCCAAACGGTGAAATCAGAGCCGAATATGTTGTGAATGCGGCCGGGTATCGGGCAGGTGAACTTGGCAAGATGTTTGGGCGTGATGTGCCGTGTGTTTCGCTGGCGCATCAATATCTGATCACCGAGCCGATTGCCGAATTAACGGCGCGGGATAAAAAATTGCCGCTGCTTCGTGATCCTGACAGCTCATATTATCTGCGGCAGGAAAAGGACGGGTTGCTGCTTGGCCCTTATGAGAAAAACTGCCGTGCGCATTGGCTGGATGCCAGTGATCCGATGCCAGATGATTTTTCTTTCCAGCTCTATAACGACGATCTGGAACGGCTGGAATGGTATATTGAGGATGCGTGTGCGCGGGTGCCAATTCTTGGTACCGCTGGCATTACGCGGGTGGTGAACGGGCCAATCCCCTATACGCCGGATGGTCTGCCGTTGATTGGGCCAATGCCCGGTGTGCCGAACGCGTTTGAGGCGTGTGTCTTTACCTTTGGGATTGTTCAGGCTGGTGGTGCTGGCAAGCTGCTGGCCGAGATTATCATTGAAGGCGAGGCCGACAGCGATAGCTGGGCTGTTGATCCGCGCCGCTTTACCGACCATGTCGACACGGCTTATACAGCGGCCAAGGCGATCGAGACCTATAGCCATGAATATGCGATGCATTTCCCGCAGATTCAGTGGCCGGCTGGCCGCAAGGCAAAATCTTCGCCGCTTTATGACCGGCTGGCGGCAGCGGGTGCTGAATTTGGCAGTTATGGGGGATGGGAACGCGCTGACTGGTTTCCGGCGGTTGATGCCGACCGGCGGCCGGCCGATAGCTATGACCGCCAGCACTGGTTTGATGCCGTCGGTCAGGAATGCCGCCACGTCGCAGCCCATGCCGGGATTCTGGAGCTTACAGGATTTTCGCGGTTTCATGCGAGCGGCGATGGTGCTGACGCGTGGCTGACCCGTCAGATTACCGGTAATCTGCCGCGTGTTGGCCGCATAGGGCTAGTCTATTTTGCGTCACCAAAAGGCAAGATGCTAAGCGAGATGACCGTCACGCGCTTTGCCGAAAATGATTTTCTGTTGATGAGTGGCGCGGGAGCCTATTGGCATGACCGTGATTTGTTGATGGCGAACCTGCCCTCGGACGGCTCGGTGCAAATCACCGATGTGACGTATGATCTGGCAACCTTGCTGGTGACCGGGCCTAAGGCACCGGCAATTCTTGCTGATCTGACCGGCCACTCAATGGCAAATGATGATTTTGCCTGGTTAGCGTGCCGTAAGATTGAAATTGCTGGCGATGAGGTAACCGCCATTCGCGTGTCATTTGCCGGTGAAGCCGGATTTGAAATCCATTGCAAGATGGATAATATCGTCGCTGTTTATGATGCGATCACTGCCGCAGGTGCGGCTTATGAACTCGCCCCATTTGGAATGTTGGCATTGGACTCGATGCGCCTTGAAAAAGGCTATCGTTCATGGAAATCGGATCTCACGTCAGATTATACGATGCTGGAATCGGGGCTTGGGCGCTGGGTGAATTTCAACAAAGACGATTTTGTTGGCCGGACTGCCCTGCAAGCTGAACAGCAGGCGGGTAGCAAAAATGAGTTTGTGACTCTCGTGCTAGATGATCCGGATGATGGCGAGCCGTTTGGCGACGCTGTCTATCTTAGCAGCGTTGTGATTGACGGAAATGTTGCCGGATTGGTTTTGTCGGGTGGATACGGGCATCGGGTTGGTGCATCGATTGCGATGGCGGTTGTCGATTGCGGTGCGTTGCGGGCGGCAAAGGATATTTCAGTTCTGGTTCTTGGGCGATCGCGCCGCGCCGTACTGGTCGATGGCCATGTTTTATATGATCCAGAAAATATAAAGATGAAGGGCTGA
- a CDS encoding FAD-dependent oxidoreductase: protein MQIPSKARAVIIGGGVIGCSIAYHLGKLGWKDVVLLERKQLTCGTTWHAAGLVAQLRNTQNMTRLAKYSQELYFGLEAETGVATGFKRNGSITMALNDERMEELRRLAAMARAFGVEIDEIGPSDITNRYPGLATKDAVGGVWLPKDGQADPVNITQALAKGARNFGVSILQGVKVTAIHQANGRVSGVDTDFGPIEAEYVVNAGGMWGREIGAMAGVSVPLHACEHFYIVTEPMPDITPNLPVLRVPDECCYFKEDAGKMLLGAFEPVAKPWGMDGIPEDFEFDSLPEDFDHFEPILERAVERFPMLATAGIQTFFNGPESFTPDDRYILGEAPELDHFYVAAGFNSVGIASAGGAGMALAEWMDSGKQPFDLWDVDIRRMQPFQANRSYLKARVTETLGLLYADHFPYRQFASARGVRRSPVHHYLEAEGACFGEVSGWERANWFLPQAERDAGKKAEYVYSWRRQNWFDYSAAEHMAVRQKVGMFDMSSFGKIKLVGRDAEAVLQMIAANDVAVPVGKIVYTQFLNSDGHIEADVTITRLSMDAFIIITPAATIRRDLNWINRHIPENAHAIAVDVTVSEAVLVVMGPEARDFLQPMIPQSLANEDFPFGTMQTVEIGHAIARAHRVTYVGELGWELYVPSDMAAHVFEAITERRDDHAIAMCGLHALDSCRIEKGFRHFGHDISNEDHVLEAGLGFVVKENKPVGKFGGMIGADAVKAKRNDGLSRRLVQFRLTDPEPLLYHNEAIYRDGALIGYLTSGNYGHHIGAAIGLGYVKCNEVGESAESQLSSHYQIDVAGRLVDAEVSLRPVYDPKALQVKI from the coding sequence ATGCAGATTCCGTCAAAAGCGCGTGCGGTTATCATCGGTGGCGGTGTTATTGGCTGTTCGATTGCCTATCATCTTGGGAAACTGGGCTGGAAGGATGTTGTTCTGCTCGAACGCAAACAGCTGACTTGTGGCACCACATGGCACGCGGCAGGCTTGGTCGCACAGTTACGTAACACCCAGAATATGACGCGGCTGGCGAAATATTCACAAGAACTCTATTTCGGCCTTGAGGCGGAAACGGGTGTCGCAACCGGTTTCAAGCGCAACGGATCGATCACCATGGCGCTGAATGACGAGCGGATGGAGGAATTGCGCCGTCTGGCCGCTATGGCGCGGGCATTTGGGGTCGAGATCGACGAGATTGGCCCCAGCGATATCACAAACCGCTATCCGGGGCTTGCAACAAAGGATGCGGTTGGCGGGGTGTGGTTGCCAAAGGACGGACAGGCAGATCCGGTTAATATCACCCAAGCGCTGGCCAAGGGTGCGCGTAATTTTGGCGTGTCGATCCTGCAAGGTGTCAAGGTCACAGCCATTCATCAGGCAAATGGCCGGGTGAGCGGAGTTGATACTGACTTTGGGCCGATTGAGGCTGAATATGTGGTCAATGCTGGCGGCATGTGGGGCCGTGAAATTGGCGCTATGGCTGGCGTTTCGGTTCCACTTCATGCCTGTGAGCATTTTTATATCGTAACCGAGCCTATGCCTGATATTACACCAAATCTGCCAGTGTTGCGGGTGCCAGATGAATGTTGTTACTTTAAAGAGGATGCTGGCAAGATGCTGCTGGGCGCATTTGAGCCGGTGGCAAAACCCTGGGGGATGGATGGCATCCCCGAAGATTTCGAATTTGACTCTCTGCCCGAGGATTTTGATCATTTTGAACCAATTCTTGAGCGCGCGGTCGAGCGTTTCCCAATGCTGGCAACGGCGGGAATCCAGACCTTCTTTAACGGGCCGGAGAGCTTTACCCCCGATGATCGCTATATCCTTGGCGAGGCACCTGAGCTTGATCATTTTTATGTGGCGGCCGGATTTAATTCGGTCGGGATCGCCTCGGCGGGTGGTGCCGGTATGGCACTTGCTGAATGGATGGATAGCGGCAAACAGCCGTTTGATCTGTGGGATGTTGATATCCGGCGAATGCAACCGTTTCAGGCCAATCGCAGCTATCTAAAGGCGCGTGTGACGGAAACGCTAGGCCTGCTCTATGCAGACCATTTCCCTTATCGTCAATTTGCATCGGCACGTGGCGTGCGGCGCTCACCTGTTCATCATTACCTCGAGGCTGAAGGTGCCTGTTTTGGCGAGGTTTCTGGCTGGGAGCGTGCCAACTGGTTCTTGCCACAAGCCGAACGTGATGCCGGTAAAAAAGCCGAATATGTCTATAGCTGGCGCCGTCAGAACTGGTTTGACTATAGCGCGGCTGAACATATGGCAGTGCGGCAAAAGGTTGGCATGTTCGATATGTCCAGCTTTGGTAAGATAAAGCTGGTTGGCCGTGATGCCGAGGCGGTGCTGCAAATGATCGCGGCAAATGATGTTGCTGTTCCAGTTGGTAAGATCGTCTATACGCAGTTTCTCAATTCAGATGGTCATATTGAGGCTGATGTCACGATTACCCGCCTTAGCATGGACGCGTTTATCATCATTACGCCAGCCGCCACAATCCGCCGCGATCTGAATTGGATTAACCGGCATATTCCCGAAAATGCGCACGCCATCGCGGTAGATGTTACCGTGTCAGAGGCAGTGCTTGTCGTGATGGGGCCTGAGGCTCGAGATTTTCTTCAGCCAATGATTCCGCAAAGCCTTGCCAATGAAGATTTCCCGTTTGGGACTATGCAGACGGTTGAAATTGGTCATGCTATTGCCCGTGCGCATCGTGTTACTTATGTTGGCGAGCTTGGCTGGGAACTTTATGTGCCAAGCGATATGGCGGCGCATGTGTTTGAGGCGATTACCGAACGCCGAGACGATCATGCCATCGCAATGTGCGGCCTTCATGCTCTTGATAGCTGCCGCATCGAAAAGGGGTTTCGCCATTTCGGTCATGATATCTCAAACGAGGATCATGTGCTTGAGGCTGGGCTCGGTTTCGTGGTGAAGGAAAATAAACCTGTTGGCAAATTCGGCGGGATGATTGGGGCTGATGCGGTCAAGGCCAAACGAAATGATGGTCTGTCACGCCGGCTGGTTCAGTTTCGCCTGACCGACCCTGAGCCATTGTTATATCACAATGAAGCGATTTACCGAGACGGTGCGCTGATCGGGTATCTGACAAGCGGTAATTACGGCCATCATATTGGTGCCGCAATCGGGCTTGGCTATGTCAAATGCAATGAAGTTGGTGAGAGTGCTGAATCGCAATTAAGTTCGCATTATCAGATTGATGTGGCTGGCAGGCTGGTGGACGCCGAAGTGAGTTTGCGTCCAGTTTATGATCCAAAGGCTCTACAGGTAAAAATCTAG
- a CDS encoding trimethylamine methyltransferase family protein, whose translation MNQNRTIPHSSRRSGGREARRTLRAAPLAEDLRPVRAGLEGGNFKPLDAAAVKAVDATVYQILEEIGLTQAPDTGIKYMTEAGAVLGDDGRLRFPRALVEHTLAICGRHITLHGQNPKHDLLLSGSRVHYGTAGAAVHVVDVAKNEYRESYLADIYDAARIVEQMDNIHFFQRPMVARDIPDPADLDFNTVYAAIKGTTKHVGVSFTEAEYMKPVFEMLHMVAGGEDKWRARPFVSNSNCFVVPPLRFATESCLVMEEAVRNGMPVLLLSAGQAGATAPASIAGAVAQALAEVVAGLIYVNAMKPGHPCICGTWPFVSDLRTGAMSGGSGEQGLLTSACAQMLQYYDLPGGAAAGMADAKMPDAQSGYEKGSTLVMAGLSGLNMVYEAAGMHASLLGFCLDSLIIDNDMLGQCMRCVRGIEVNETTLGVQVMKDVCMGGPGHYLGHDQTIKLMQTEYIYPVIADRSSPKEWEELGKPNLLDTARKRKEEILESPHPLHIPDALDKDLRARFNVLL comes from the coding sequence ATGAACCAGAATAGAACAATCCCTCATTCGTCACGCCGTAGTGGTGGTCGTGAGGCGAGGCGCACATTGCGCGCTGCACCATTGGCCGAAGATTTGCGTCCAGTTCGAGCAGGGCTTGAGGGCGGTAATTTTAAACCGCTCGATGCTGCCGCGGTCAAGGCTGTGGATGCAACAGTCTATCAAATTCTAGAAGAGATAGGCCTTACTCAGGCACCTGATACCGGCATTAAATATATGACTGAAGCTGGGGCTGTTTTGGGTGATGACGGCCGCCTCCGGTTTCCCCGTGCACTGGTTGAACATACGCTGGCAATTTGTGGTCGGCACATCACCCTTCATGGACAAAATCCGAAGCATGATTTGTTACTATCGGGGTCGCGCGTGCATTATGGTACGGCGGGTGCCGCGGTTCATGTTGTTGATGTTGCCAAGAATGAATATCGCGAATCCTATCTGGCCGATATTTATGATGCGGCGCGTATCGTCGAACAGATGGATAATATCCATTTTTTCCAGCGCCCGATGGTGGCCCGCGATATCCCCGATCCGGCCGATCTTGATTTCAATACTGTCTATGCGGCGATCAAGGGCACGACCAAACATGTTGGGGTCAGCTTTACCGAGGCTGAATATATGAAACCGGTTTTTGAAATGCTGCATATGGTTGCTGGTGGCGAGGATAAATGGCGCGCGCGTCCGTTTGTGTCTAACAGTAATTGCTTTGTTGTGCCGCCATTGCGATTTGCCACCGAATCCTGTTTGGTGATGGAAGAAGCCGTGCGAAACGGTATGCCGGTTTTGCTATTATCTGCAGGGCAGGCAGGGGCCACGGCACCGGCCAGTATCGCTGGCGCGGTTGCACAGGCGCTTGCCGAGGTGGTTGCCGGGCTTATCTATGTGAATGCGATGAAGCCGGGTCATCCATGTATTTGTGGCACTTGGCCTTTTGTTTCGGATTTACGTACTGGTGCGATGTCGGGCGGATCGGGCGAGCAGGGGCTGTTGACTTCAGCCTGCGCGCAGATGCTGCAATATTATGATTTGCCGGGTGGTGCAGCCGCCGGTATGGCCGATGCGAAAATGCCAGATGCGCAGTCCGGCTATGAAAAGGGCAGTACCCTTGTCATGGCGGGATTGTCAGGACTGAATATGGTTTATGAAGCCGCCGGTATGCACGCCTCTTTGCTGGGGTTTTGTCTGGATAGCCTGATCATTGATAATGATATGCTCGGTCAATGTATGCGGTGTGTGCGCGGCATCGAGGTGAATGAAACAACCTTGGGCGTACAGGTGATGAAGGATGTGTGCATGGGTGGCCCCGGCCATTATCTTGGCCATGACCAAACGATTAAATTAATGCAGACCGAATATATCTATCCGGTGATTGCTGATCGTTCCAGCCCCAAAGAATGGGAGGAGTTGGGCAAGCCCAATCTTCTGGATACGGCAAGAAAGCGCAAAGAGGAAATTTTGGAAAGCCCGCATCCGCTGCATATTCCAGATGCGCTTGATAAGGATTTGCGGGCTCGCTTTAATGTCTTGCTTTAA
- a CDS encoding 3-hydroxyacyl-CoA dehydrogenase NAD-binding domain-containing protein gives MKAANFKNIAVIGAGTMGSGIAAQIANAGHNVLLLDLGAKTGGGKTPAEIAIDRLLASDPPQLMSKKNTARISTGVIDDDFHKLAECDWIIEAIVERLDIKKALYRRLDAVIGPDCIVSSNTSTIPIKLLVENMPAAFRQRFAITHYFNPVRYMRLLELVTGAETNADVIDRLADFNDRVLGKGVVRCADTPGFLGNRVGVFALQVGIDETLKCGLSIEDADALFGRPMGIPKTGVFGLYDLIGIDLMADVVVSLGNILPADDAFHSVGGANPAIAAMIAAGFTGDKGKGGFYCHDGVRMARQFAGFEGDGMPPYKPAKTALPPAAIAAAEAAAWQDEPLFPLLDGNDDQARFCRNVLGRILHYAASLVPSVTTTPQDIDDAMKLGFNWQRGPFEMIDAIGAQRFTALLDECGLDMPPFLQDGAPNYTVQTGNLMVRHADGHRYPVNLPDGVMRFHMTRRTLHPILSNEAASLFALEGNLRLVEFHSKANALTDASMEIVAAAATDHGAGIIVHNDAQHFSAGVDLNAFRRMIKGRQWDEIDAFLWRFQRAVAALKYSPVPVVGAPSGLAAGGGFEVLAHCDRLVVHTNSVLGLVEAAVGVVPSGGGVKESYLRWHHHLGDWEQAAWKAWMNLGYAATGSSPELAARMQYFLADRDDTVMNRDRLLPRAIQLVTEMAHNYSPPRPPEAELAPAALAEKMDAFMQDGVDRGDFMPHDKTVAMQIASIIVQGAGEGQTIDEEGLFARERAAFIRLAKTPETHARIAAMLDDGAPIRN, from the coding sequence ATGAAGGCTGCAAATTTTAAAAATATTGCTGTGATTGGCGCGGGCACGATGGGAAGCGGAATTGCCGCCCAGATTGCCAATGCCGGCCATAATGTTCTTCTGCTTGACCTTGGGGCCAAGACTGGGGGTGGCAAAACGCCGGCTGAAATTGCGATTGACCGGCTGCTGGCATCTGATCCCCCGCAATTAATGTCAAAGAAAAACACGGCACGCATCAGCACCGGCGTGATTGACGATGATTTTCACAAGCTGGCTGAATGTGACTGGATTATCGAGGCAATTGTCGAACGGCTAGATATCAAAAAGGCACTATATCGCCGCCTTGATGCGGTTATCGGGCCAGATTGCATCGTCAGCTCGAACACATCAACCATCCCTATCAAGCTGCTTGTCGAGAATATGCCAGCGGCGTTTCGCCAGCGATTTGCCATAACCCATTATTTCAATCCGGTGCGTTATATGCGGCTGCTTGAACTGGTGACCGGTGCTGAAACCAACGCCGACGTAATCGATCGCCTTGCCGATTTTAATGACCGCGTTCTTGGCAAGGGCGTGGTGCGCTGCGCCGATACGCCCGGTTTTCTTGGCAACCGTGTCGGGGTTTTTGCGCTTCAGGTTGGTATTGATGAAACCCTGAAATGCGGTCTTTCGATTGAAGATGCAGACGCCCTATTTGGCCGTCCAATGGGTATTCCCAAAACCGGTGTTTTCGGGCTTTATGATTTGATCGGCATCGATCTGATGGCCGATGTTGTGGTCTCACTTGGCAATATCCTTCCCGCTGACGATGCCTTTCACAGCGTTGGCGGGGCTAATCCGGCCATCGCTGCAATGATTGCCGCAGGCTTTACCGGCGATAAGGGCAAGGGCGGTTTTTACTGTCATGACGGCGTGCGAATGGCGCGCCAGTTTGCCGGATTTGAAGGCGATGGTATGCCGCCTTATAAACCCGCCAAAACTGCACTCCCACCAGCAGCAATCGCCGCCGCAGAGGCCGCTGCATGGCAAGATGAGCCGTTGTTTCCGCTGCTTGATGGTAATGATGATCAGGCCAGATTTTGCCGCAATGTTCTGGGGCGAATTCTGCATTATGCCGCAAGCCTAGTGCCATCAGTGACCACCACACCGCAAGATATCGACGATGCGATGAAGCTGGGTTTCAATTGGCAGCGCGGGCCATTTGAGATGATCGACGCAATCGGCGCACAGCGTTTTACCGCACTGCTTGACGAATGCGGTCTGGATATGCCGCCATTTCTGCAGGATGGAGCGCCAAATTATACCGTGCAGACCGGCAATTTGATGGTGCGACACGCCGATGGCCATCGTTATCCGGTCAATTTACCCGATGGCGTTATGCGCTTTCATATGACGCGGCGAACCTTGCACCCTATTTTAAGCAATGAAGCGGCCAGCCTATTTGCCCTTGAGGGTAATCTGCGGCTTGTTGAATTTCACTCCAAAGCAAATGCGCTAACCGACGCATCAATGGAAATTGTTGCGGCGGCGGCCACCGATCATGGTGCGGGGATCATTGTTCATAATGATGCACAGCATTTTTCGGCCGGGGTTGATCTGAATGCGTTTCGCCGCATGATCAAAGGTCGGCAATGGGATGAGATAGATGCCTTTTTATGGCGGTTTCAACGCGCCGTTGCAGCGCTGAAATATTCGCCGGTTCCAGTTGTAGGCGCACCGTCAGGTCTGGCCGCTGGTGGTGGTTTTGAAGTGCTGGCGCATTGCGACCGCCTTGTCGTTCACACCAATTCAGTGCTTGGCCTTGTCGAGGCGGCAGTTGGTGTTGTGCCGAGTGGCGGCGGGGTAAAAGAGAGCTATCTACGCTGGCATCATCACCTTGGCGACTGGGAACAGGCCGCATGGAAGGCATGGATGAATCTTGGCTATGCGGCCACCGGTTCATCGCCCGAGCTGGCGGCGCGAATGCAGTATTTCCTTGCTGACCGTGATGATACGGTAATGAACCGTGACCGGCTATTACCGCGCGCGATCCAGCTGGTAACCGAAATGGCGCATAATTATTCACCGCCGCGCCCGCCAGAGGCCGAGCTTGCACCGGCAGCGCTCGCCGAAAAGATGGATGCATTTATGCAGGATGGTGTTGATCGCGGCGATTTCATGCCGCATGACAAAACCGTTGCCATGCAGATCGCCAGTATCATAGTGCAAGGCGCAGGCGAAGGTCAAACCATTGATGAAGAAGGTTTGTTTGCCCGAGAAAGAGCGGCTTTTATCCGGCTTGCAAAAACCCCGGAAACCCATGCACGCATTGCTGCTATGTTAGATGATGGCGCCCCAATCCGAAATTAG